The [Eubacterium] siraeum genome contains a region encoding:
- a CDS encoding cysteine-rich KTR domain-containing protein: MTDESRFILCPHCKAKTRVKITQDTVLKNFPLFCPKCKQENVINVENYIITLIQTDAKTQC, encoded by the coding sequence GTGACGGATGAAAGTCGTTTTATACTGTGTCCTCACTGCAAGGCGAAAACAAGGGTAAAAATTACACAGGACACGGTGCTGAAGAATTTTCCGCTGTTTTGTCCGAAATGTAAACAGGAGAACGTTATAAACGTTGAAAATTACATAATTACGTTGATTCAGACAGACGCAAAGACGCAGTGCTGA
- a CDS encoding helix-turn-helix domain-containing protein: protein MKELRKKRKISQLKLAIDLDLNQNSVSRYENEQREADYKTLILFADYFGVSLDYLLGRTDNPEVNR from the coding sequence CTGAAAGAGCTTCGTAAAAAGCGAAAGATTTCACAGCTGAAACTGGCGATAGATCTTGACCTTAATCAGAATTCCGTAAGCCGTTATGAGAATGAGCAGCGTGAAGCCGATTATAAAACGCTTATACTTTTCGCTGATTATTTCGGCGTATCATTAGACTATCTTCTCGGCAGGACCGATAATCCCGAAGTGAACAGATAG
- a CDS encoding ATP-binding cassette domain-containing protein, with product MIISYAILIGNLLKKPVKELSGGQKQRVALARALVNRPNIIIADEPTAALDKATADEIMEVMKSLNSIGKTIVIVTHDRTVAEKCRRIVELSDGKIISDKTIA from the coding sequence ATGATTATCTCCTATGCGATATTAATAGGCAATCTGCTCAAAAAGCCCGTAAAAGAGCTGTCGGGCGGTCAGAAGCAGCGTGTCGCACTTGCCCGTGCGCTTGTAAACCGTCCGAATATAATCATAGCGGACGAACCGACAGCGGCACTTGACAAAGCAACGGCAGACGAAATAATGGAGGTTATGAAGTCGCTCAATTCTATCGGGAAAACCATAGTTATAGTAACGCATGACAGAACAGTGGCAGAAAAGTGCAGGCGGATAGTTGAGCTTTCGGACGGGAAGATAATCTCGGATAAGACAATTGCGTAA
- a CDS encoding helix-turn-helix domain-containing protein, which yields MNIGNVISEKRKALGLTQQALAEKLHVSFQAISKWENGTSCPDIELLPQIAAILKTTIDSLLGYPSQSVTDYDKRYGNEEYYWGLKPNNLCYEIMRIKPPVKPYKVIDIGCGEGKDAVFLARNGYDVTAFDASEQGLSKARELADTYGVKVDFFKADVRDFRLEADYDIIFSSGVFHYIPLELRENVVNNLKAHTTTNGINVVNVFVEKPFIPLPPDTEKGEFVVDSWKSGELFMYYHDWLFHKNEEWIFDCDSSGTPHKHCMDVLIAEKV from the coding sequence ATGAATATTGGCAATGTAATATCAGAAAAAAGGAAAGCACTTGGTCTGACACAGCAGGCTTTAGCCGAAAAGCTGCACGTTTCTTTTCAAGCTATATCCAAATGGGAAAACGGAACTTCATGTCCCGATATTGAACTTCTGCCGCAGATCGCAGCTATTCTGAAAACAACTATTGATTCGCTGTTGGGGTATCCATCGCAATCCGTCACCGATTATGACAAAAGGTACGGCAATGAGGAGTATTATTGGGGCTTAAAGCCTAACAATCTGTGTTATGAGATAATGAGAATTAAGCCGCCTGTTAAGCCGTATAAGGTTATTGATATTGGTTGCGGAGAAGGCAAGGACGCAGTATTTCTTGCAAGAAACGGCTATGATGTTACAGCGTTTGATGCATCTGAACAGGGGCTGTCAAAGGCACGAGAGCTTGCCGATACTTATGGTGTAAAGGTTGACTTTTTCAAGGCAGATGTGAGAGATTTCAGGCTTGAAGCCGACTATGACATCATCTTTTCAAGTGGGGTTTTTCATTATATTCCGCTTGAATTACGAGAAAATGTTGTCAATAATCTTAAAGCTCATACAACTACGAATGGTATCAATGTTGTAAATGTTTTTGTAGAGAAGCCATTTATTCCTCTTCCGCCCGATACAGAAAAAGGCGAATTTGTTGTGGATAGCTGGAAATCAGGTGAGTTGTTTATGTATTACCACGATTGGCTGTTTCATAAAAACGAGGAGTGGATCTTTGACTGCGACAGCAGCGGTACTCCTCATAAGCATTGTATGGACGTATTGATTGCGGAAAAGGTTTGA
- a CDS encoding ABC transporter ATP-binding protein, with amino-acid sequence MMKLENIDKYYNINTSSEVHALKNINLSIEKGEMVAVMGVSGSGKSTLIHILGCLDKQTSGKYFLGEYEVSKYSNNEIAVIRNEEIGFVLQNFGLLADKTVYENISYPLIFNPAVKYKMMKKLITKTADAMLIGDLLKKPVKELSGGQKQRVALARALVNRPNIIIADEPTAALDKATADEIMEVMKSLNSIGKTIVIVTHDRTVAEKCKRIVELSDGEIISDKTIA; translated from the coding sequence ATGATGAAACTTGAAAATATAGATAAATATTATAATATAAACACAAGCAGCGAGGTGCATGCACTGAAAAATATAAATCTTAGCATAGAAAAGGGCGAAATGGTCGCTGTAATGGGTGTATCCGGCTCAGGCAAGTCAACGCTTATACATATTCTCGGCTGTCTTGACAAGCAAACAAGCGGTAAATATTTTCTCGGTGAATATGAGGTTTCCAAGTACAGCAACAATGAAATTGCGGTAATAAGGAACGAGGAGATCGGCTTTGTGCTCCAGAATTTCGGACTTCTCGCCGACAAGACGGTATATGAAAATATTTCATATCCGCTTATATTCAACCCTGCCGTTAAATACAAGATGATGAAAAAGCTTATCACCAAAACCGCCGACGCAATGCTGATAGGCGATCTGCTCAAAAAGCCCGTAAAAGAGCTGTCGGGCGGTCAGAAGCAGCGTGTCGCACTTGCCCGTGCGCTTGTAAACCGTCCGAATATAATCATTGCGGACGAACCGACAGCGGCACTTGACAAAGCAACAGCAGACGAAATAATGGAGGTTATGAAGTCGCTCAATTCTATCGGGAAAACCATAGTTATAGTAACGCATGACCGCACGGTAGCCGAAAAGTGCAAGCGGATAGTTGAACTTTCGGACGGGGAAATAATCTCGGATAAGACAATTGCGTAA
- a CDS encoding ABC transporter permease, giving the protein MKYQKLYFSMLKTFLKSDIKLNILIFLISVSAVFTFISLFCALNSGNAAYHNMMDRSGYIFDGIMPEDSPEFFKENLPEVYTAYADNAVVSYRSTENYICTESAKVAFNKSMKELYRFIQSDYNITDGRFFTEDELKGDSKAIIAENDCGINVGDRLIIPDDKGDIVLNVIGLSDDFIVPYTFFLYHNNSGIYVKDEDFENEMKNTAPTKYNGARFFFTSDLSDDELQALEQFLGKVVYIQPPNRENNDSVIIIYAIITGGIVVTGIFTALLLLTLMLHLTDNCSEQINVLKVTGCKSMPITLLLSAVTLTYTAVSFICAIALSPIFTALMETLRMEYVPTAFDYLLSFVIYSIIIIISLLPGFKRVSSATYANGGAI; this is encoded by the coding sequence TTGAAATATCAAAAGCTTTATTTCAGTATGCTGAAAACATTTCTCAAAAGTGATATCAAGCTGAATATACTTATTTTTCTTATCTCTGTTTCGGCTGTCTTTACATTTATTTCTTTGTTCTGTGCATTGAACAGCGGTAATGCGGCATATCACAATATGATGGATCGTTCAGGCTACATCTTTGACGGTATTATGCCCGAAGATTCACCCGAATTTTTCAAAGAAAACCTGCCCGAAGTCTACACTGCCTATGCCGACAATGCGGTTGTCAGCTATCGCTCAACCGAAAACTACATCTGTACAGAATCAGCTAAAGTTGCTTTTAACAAAAGTATGAAAGAACTGTACCGCTTCATACAATCCGACTATAACATAACCGACGGCAGATTTTTCACGGAAGATGAGTTGAAGGGTGACAGCAAGGCTATTATTGCCGAAAACGACTGCGGTATAAATGTCGGTGACAGGCTTATCATTCCCGATGATAAAGGCGACATCGTACTTAATGTAATAGGTCTTTCCGATGATTTTATTGTTCCGTACACTTTTTTCTTATATCACAACAACAGCGGAATTTATGTAAAGGATGAAGATTTTGAAAATGAGATGAAGAATACCGCTCCGACAAAATACAACGGCGCACGCTTTTTCTTTACATCCGATCTGTCTGACGATGAACTGCAGGCACTTGAGCAATTTCTCGGCAAGGTGGTTTATATTCAGCCGCCGAACAGAGAGAATAACGATTCTGTTATCATAATCTACGCTATCATCACGGGAGGAATCGTGGTAACAGGTATATTCACCGCTCTGCTCCTGCTGACGCTTATGCTTCACCTGACGGATAATTGCAGCGAACAGATAAACGTGCTGAAGGTCACAGGCTGCAAGTCAATGCCGATAACACTGCTTTTATCGGCAGTCACTCTTACATACACAGCGGTTTCATTCATCTGCGCTATTGCTTTGAGTCCGATTTTTACCGCACTTATGGAAACGCTCAGAATGGAATATGTACCTACCGCTTTTGACTATCTGCTGTCATTTGTAATATACAGCATTATAATCATAATATCGTTACTGCCCGGCTTTAAGCGCGTATCCTCAGCCACATACGCAAACGGAGGTGCAATATGA
- a CDS encoding stage II sporulation protein R, with protein sequence MTGFFKRNILDKAMILGAVICIVITAFTAFAEDCEEKPQEVLRLHILANSDSKDDQTLKYDLRDYMLSTFSDVFGNCDSFSQSVAVANERRAEIEEKANEFVHSKGYSYNVKCEVAKTYFTTRKYENVTLPAGEYTAVRLLIGNAEGRNWWCVMFPPLCLPAASGEFFTEEQSKRVEESRDYEIKFAIFEALQGLFGGDDTGSESSEETACDSTDNDFAKISVFGIMNCDVL encoded by the coding sequence ATGACAGGTTTTTTTAAACGTAATATTCTTGACAAGGCTATGATACTGGGTGCGGTAATATGTATTGTAATAACAGCCTTTACCGCATTTGCGGAGGATTGTGAGGAAAAGCCGCAGGAAGTGCTGAGGCTTCATATACTGGCAAACTCGGACAGTAAGGATGACCAGACGCTGAAATACGATCTGCGTGACTATATGCTTTCAACGTTTTCGGATGTATTCGGAAACTGTGACAGCTTCAGTCAATCGGTAGCCGTTGCAAACGAACGCAGAGCCGAAATCGAAGAAAAGGCTAACGAATTTGTACATTCCAAAGGCTACAGCTACAATGTAAAATGCGAGGTCGCAAAAACATATTTCACCACCAGAAAGTACGAGAATGTAACCTTACCTGCAGGAGAATACACAGCCGTCCGCCTGCTTATCGGAAATGCAGAGGGTAGGAACTGGTGGTGCGTAATGTTCCCGCCGCTGTGCCTGCCTGCCGCATCGGGTGAATTTTTTACCGAAGAACAAAGCAAACGGGTTGAAGAAAGCCGTGATTACGAAATAAAGTTTGCGATATTTGAAGCGTTGCAGGGGCTTTTCGGCGGCGATGATACCGGTAGCGAAAGCTCGGAAGAAACCGCCTGCGACAGCACGGATAATGATTTTGCTAAAATATCCGTTTTCGGCATTATGAACTGTGATGTTCTGTGA
- a CDS encoding NAD(+) synthase codes for MKDGFIKVAAATPEIKVADCKHNAKQIISLAKELAKKDVKLAVFPELCITGYTCQDLFYQTTLLDGAKNALVTILEELSELDMITVVGLPMQFDSKLYNCAAVTYHGKVLGYVPKQYLPNYNEFYEMRHFTAWDGSKCEYFLNRFDTDADGECDDSLSAYFGAGLIFCCNTMHDFSFGIELCEDLWSPCPPSTYLAQEGANIILNLSASNEMIGKSEYRRSLVLNQSARLISGYIYCSAGEGESTQDLVFSGHNIIAENGATLAESELFSNDYIISEIDVNKLAFERRKNTSFRNDKCDTETIWFDIPLTDTKITRFVSRTPFIPYSADETDKRCELILSMQAHGLKKRLAHTYAKTAVIGISGGLDSTLALLVCANAMKLLGRPMTDIVAVTMPCFGTTKRTKSNAVKICEAIGVTLREIDITDSVKQHFLDIGHDINDLSVVFENGQARERTKVLMNIANQTGGLVIGTGDLSELALGWATYNGDHMSMYGVNCSIPKTLIKHLVSYYSKTTDNKLLKESLEDILDTPVSPELLPAHNGEISQKTEDLVGPYELHDFFLYNGIRWGFTPEKVFRLALYAFDGAYDRETILKWLKTFYRRFFSQQFKRSCLPDGPKVGSVTLSPRGDWRMPSDACATLWLSQIENLK; via the coding sequence ATGAAAGACGGATTTATAAAAGTAGCGGCGGCAACACCTGAAATTAAGGTTGCCGACTGTAAGCACAACGCAAAGCAGATAATCTCTCTGGCAAAGGAGCTTGCTAAAAAAGATGTAAAGCTCGCAGTTTTCCCGGAACTGTGCATCACGGGTTACACCTGTCAGGATCTGTTCTACCAGACAACGCTCCTTGACGGTGCTAAGAATGCGCTCGTAACGATTCTGGAAGAGCTGTCTGAGCTTGATATGATAACTGTAGTCGGCCTGCCGATGCAGTTTGACAGCAAGCTGTATAACTGTGCGGCTGTGACATATCACGGAAAAGTGCTGGGCTATGTGCCTAAGCAGTACCTGCCGAACTACAACGAATTTTACGAGATGCGCCACTTTACCGCCTGGGACGGCAGTAAATGCGAATATTTTTTAAACCGCTTTGACACGGATGCCGACGGCGAATGCGACGATTCGCTGAGTGCGTATTTCGGTGCGGGACTTATATTCTGTTGTAACACTATGCATGATTTTTCTTTCGGAATCGAGCTGTGCGAAGATTTGTGGTCGCCCTGCCCTCCCTCGACATATCTTGCACAGGAAGGCGCAAATATCATTCTTAATCTTTCCGCAAGCAACGAGATGATAGGAAAGTCGGAATACCGCCGTTCGCTTGTTTTAAATCAATCTGCAAGGCTTATTTCGGGTTATATCTACTGCTCCGCAGGAGAAGGCGAAAGCACGCAGGACCTTGTATTCTCAGGGCATAACATAATTGCCGAAAACGGTGCAACGCTTGCCGAAAGCGAGCTTTTCTCAAACGATTATATTATCAGCGAGATAGACGTAAACAAGCTGGCATTTGAACGCAGAAAAAACACATCATTCAGAAATGACAAATGCGATACGGAAACTATATGGTTTGATATACCGCTCACTGATACAAAGATAACACGTTTTGTATCACGCACACCGTTTATCCCCTACTCTGCCGATGAGACCGACAAGAGATGCGAGCTTATTCTTTCGATGCAGGCACACGGACTCAAAAAGCGCCTTGCCCATACTTACGCAAAAACCGCCGTTATAGGAATTTCGGGAGGACTTGACAGCACGCTTGCACTTCTTGTATGCGCCAATGCCATGAAGCTGCTCGGCAGACCTATGACGGATATTGTAGCGGTGACAATGCCGTGCTTCGGCACAACAAAACGCACAAAATCAAACGCTGTGAAGATATGCGAGGCGATAGGCGTTACACTGCGTGAGATCGACATAACCGACAGCGTAAAACAGCATTTTCTGGACATCGGACACGATATAAACGATCTATCGGTAGTATTTGAAAACGGTCAGGCAAGAGAACGTACAAAGGTGCTTATGAACATCGCCAATCAGACGGGCGGACTTGTAATAGGCACGGGCGATCTGTCCGAGCTTGCTCTCGGCTGGGCGACCTACAACGGCGATCATATGTCTATGTACGGTGTGAACTGCTCAATACCCAAGACGCTTATCAAGCATCTTGTCAGCTACTACAGCAAGACGACAGATAACAAGCTGCTCAAAGAATCGCTTGAGGATATACTTGATACGCCTGTAAGCCCCGAGCTTCTGCCTGCACATAACGGAGAAATATCGCAGAAAACCGAAGACCTTGTAGGTCCTTACGAGCTTCACGATTTCTTCCTGTATAACGGCATAAGATGGGGATTTACCCCCGAAAAAGTATTCAGGCTTGCGCTGTACGCTTTTGACGGTGCGTATGACCGTGAAACAATACTGAAATGGCTGAAAACCTTCTACCGCCGTTTCTTCTCACAGCAGTTCAAGCGTTCATGCCTGCCCGACGGTCCTAAGGTCGGATCGGTAACGCTGTCACCCAGAGGCGACTGGAGAATGCCGAGCGATGCCTGTGCAACGCTGTGGTTAAGTCAGATAGAAAATCTCAAATAA
- a CDS encoding alpha/beta hydrolase: MAYEKLTGTFESSNGTDNCAYYIYVPVLPMNVGYKGIIQISHGMCEYIERYEHFADFLTSHGYIVCGNDHLGHGNSVRSNDDLGFFAEKDGWSHLVNDLHRMTMIMKKKYPALPYILIGHSMGSFVARLYLTRFPNELTCAVIMGTGDDKALSEIGVRATRSVVSLKGERFRSDKLNTLIFGVYNDKIKDRQTIYDWLTHDRDVVKKYIDDEKSNFVFTASGFVDLTTLLRRVSSQQWAEKVPKKLPVIFMAGTADPVGGYGKGVRNVYAKLIDEGCNVDIKLYPGARHELVNETMKEIVFDDILTWIERKVGGMTGNYEF; the protein is encoded by the coding sequence ATGGCATACGAAAAGCTCACAGGCACTTTTGAATCCTCGAACGGCACTGATAACTGTGCATATTACATCTATGTTCCGGTTCTTCCTATGAACGTGGGATATAAAGGCATCATTCAGATTTCGCACGGTATGTGTGAATATATTGAGCGTTATGAACACTTTGCGGATTTTCTTACCTCACACGGATATATCGTCTGCGGTAACGACCATCTCGGTCACGGAAACAGCGTCAGATCAAACGACGATCTCGGCTTTTTTGCCGAAAAGGACGGCTGGAGCCATCTTGTAAACGATTTGCACCGTATGACGATGATAATGAAAAAGAAGTACCCTGCACTGCCGTATATTCTTATAGGTCACAGTATGGGCAGTTTTGTTGCAAGGCTGTATCTCACACGCTTTCCTAACGAGCTGACCTGTGCAGTAATTATGGGTACGGGCGATGACAAGGCACTTTCCGAAATAGGAGTCAGGGCTACACGCTCCGTTGTTTCCTTGAAGGGCGAACGTTTCCGCAGCGATAAGCTGAACACTCTCATTTTCGGAGTGTATAACGACAAAATCAAAGATCGTCAGACTATCTATGACTGGCTCACTCATGACAGAGATGTTGTAAAGAAGTATATCGATGACGAAAAGAGCAATTTTGTGTTTACGGCAAGCGGATTTGTTGACCTTACTACCCTTCTTCGCAGAGTGTCAAGTCAGCAGTGGGCTGAAAAGGTGCCGAAAAAGCTGCCTGTTATATTCATGGCAGGAACGGCAGACCCTGTCGGCGGATACGGCAAGGGCGTAAGAAACGTATACGCAAAGCTGATTGACGAGGGCTGCAACGTTGATATCAAGCTGTACCCCGGCGCACGTCACGAACTTGTAAACGAAACTATGAAGGAAATAGTTTTTGACGATATTTTAACCTGGATAGAAAGAAAGGTCGGCGGAATGACAGGCAATTACGAATTTTAA